From one Coffea eugenioides isolate CCC68of chromosome 11, Ceug_1.0, whole genome shotgun sequence genomic stretch:
- the LOC113754531 gene encoding type IV inositol polyphosphate 5-phosphatase 9, with product MWPRLIASKILSKRVGSNNFVADFPSDTETWLELPSLNKKYLSSGNILPDHEETETYKIFASTWNVGGVAPTNDLNMDDWLETCNTTCDVYVFGFQEVVPLRAANVFGCENKKITMQWNSIIREALNKKECKEKKGQNSSSSGDWNSFESEKSDSQKFRCIISKQMVGILISVWIRSDLLSFVRNPSVSCVGCGIMGCLGNKGSVSVRFRLHEKSFCFVCSHLASGGRGGDEKYRNSNAAEILSRTIFPRGPSLDLPRKILDHDRVVWLGDLNYRISLPESDTRLLVDKEEWNALLENDQLRTKLKDGQVFEGWQEGTIEFAPTYKYCPNSDSYYGNFGSRKGDKKRSPAWCDRIIWFGEGLKQQLYARGESKLSDHRPVKAIFSTEMKISRKLKEFQSFFWSERFEQMTHSFDIHSADDFQCNARASLQI from the exons ATGTGGCCAAGATTAATAGCAAGTAAGATCCTGAGCAAAAGGGTTGGAAGCAACAATTTTGTTGCAGATTTTCCAAGTGATACAGAAACTTGGTTAGAACTTCCTTCtctaaataaaaaatatctgAGCTCTGGCAACATCTTACCTGATCATGAAGAGACCGAAACCTACAA GATTTTTGCTAGTACGTGGAACGTTGGCGGTGTTGCACCTACCAATGATTTGAATATGGATGATTGGTTAGAAACATGCAACACAACTTGTGACGTCTATGTTTTTGG GTTTCAAGAAGTTGTGCCTCTGAGGGCTGCAAACGTTTTTGGCTGTGAGAACAAGAAGATTACCATGCAATGGAATTCCATAATCAGAGAAGCACTGAACAAGAAAGAGTGCAAAGAGAAAAAAGGCCAAAATTCGTCATCCTCTGGTGATTGGAACTCTtttgagagtgagaaaagtGATTCACAAAAGTTCAGATGTATCATCAGTAAGCAAATGGTTGGAATATTGATTTCAGTTTGGATTCGAAGTGATCTTCTTTCGTTCGTTCGGAACCCTAGTGTTTCATGTGTAGGCTGTGGCATCATGGGATGTCTAGGAAATAAG GGCTCTGTCTCAGTTAGATTTCGGTTACATGAAAAAAGCTTCTGCTTTGTATGCAGTCATCTAGCTTcaggaggaagaggaggagATGAAAAGTATAGGAATTCAAatgctgctgaaattttgtcTCGAACGATCTTTCCTAGGGGCCCTTCTCTTGATTTGCCAAGAAAGATTCTAGACCACGA TCGGGTGGTTTGGCTTGGAGACCTGAACTACAGAATTTCCTTACCAGAGTCAGATACGAGATTATTAGTGGATAAGGAAGAGTGGAATGCTTTGTTAGAAAATGATCAG CTGAGGACGAAACTCAAGGATGGACAAGTATTTGAAGGCTGGCAAGAAGGAACAATTGAATTTGCTCCTACATACAAATATTGCCCGAATTCTGATAGCTATTATGGCAATTTTGGAAGCAGAAAAGGTGACAAGAAACGGTCCCCGGCTTG GTGTGATAGGATAATATGGTTTGGAGAAGGGTTGAAGCAACAGCTATATGCCAGAGGTGAATCAAAATTGTCTGATCATAGGCCAGTGAAGGCAATTTTTAGCACAGAaatgaaaatttcaagaaaattgaaggaattTCAGAGTTTCTTTTGGTCAGAAAGGTTTGAGCAAATGACACACAGTTTCGACATACATTCAGCAGATGACTTTCAATGTAATGCAAGAGCAAGCTTACAAATTTGA